ccctcgggtggagcgtataagtcatactcctaggtctttagtaagcttcctagaagattcacccaaaatcttcatggactgcgaccaacagtcaagctcacaaaggtgagttccttcaagaatgctctgcaggacaacatctttgctaattaaagccaacagaactcattaaggcatagccaacctgccttgcagctcacgagagtatatgcatcttcacttagagagggtatatatattggtactctcctctagtttattaatggtttgttcttcccaggatctaattcacgggatctccgatcacatagactgggttaccaccatagtataactcacatgggtctcaaacccatctccttcgatgcattgtctatcacatttcgtgatagtcccttcgtgaagggatctgccaggtttctcgctgtttggatgtaatccaacgttataactccggagtttcttaatttcctgacagacttcaatcgtcttttcacatgtctagacgatttcatattatccttagaactattcactttgacaattaccgtttgattgtcacagttcataaggatagccggcaccggtttttcaacaacaggcagatccattaatagatcacgcaaccattctgcctcaacagtagcagtatccagtgccgttagctctgcttccatggttgacctcgtcaaaattgtctgtttgcaagacctccatgaaacagcaccaccacccagtgtgaaaacatatccactagtggctttgatctcatccacatcagagatccagttagaatcactataaccctccagtaccgcaggatacccagtatagtgaagccccaattccacagtacctttcagatagcgcattactcgctcaagcgcacgccagtgatcatctcccggattagaggtaaatcggctcaacttgctcacagcaaaggagatatcaggcctagttgcactagccaggtacatcaacgagccaatgatttgggagtattccagttgattcctagcaattctcttgttcttgcgaagcgacaagctaggatcataaggtgttggagaaggcttactatcaatgtagccaaagcgattcaagatcttctccacataatgagactgcaagagtgtaatcccattctcacctctaattagcttaatgtttaaaataacatcagctactcccaaatctttcatatcaaaattttgagacaagaatgatttaacctcatttatcacctcaaggtttgtcccaaatatcagtatgtcgtcaacatacaagcacaaaataactccctcacccccaccatggtgatagtacacacatttatctgcctcattgactgcaaagcctgcagatgtcaatgttttgtcaaatttctcatgccattgcttaggagcttgtttcagaccatacaaagacttcaacaatttgcacactttgccttcttgaccttcaagtacaaacccatcaggttgatccatatagatctcctcatccagctctccattaagaaaagctgtcttaacgtccatttgatgaacgagaagaccatgtgaggctgctagggaaagtagcacacgaattgtggtcaatctagcaacaggtgagtaagtgtcaaagaaatcttcgccttctttctgagtatagcccttagcaacaagccgagccttgtacttttcaatagtaccgtcaggcctaagcttcttcttgaacacccacttgcaccccacaggtttacacccatagggtcgctctgtcacctcccaagtcccgttagcgataatggaatccatttcactacggacagcctccttccagtagtctgcatcaggagatgcatatgcttctgaaattgacttaggagtgtcatccacgaggtacacagtgaaatcatcaccaaaagacttagccgtcctttgtctcttactccttcgaggagcttcactgacatcctcctcagagacaagttcatgtgtatgttcagtttgttctggtggtgtgattgaactgggaattatttcagagggttggttcgaaccactatgtgtatccttcattgggaaaaagctctcaaagaaggtagcatcacgagactccataattgtaccaacatgcatgtccggtacctcggatttaactattaaaaatctataggcaatgctatgatgagcatatcccagaaaaacacagtccacagtcttaggtccaagtttgcgcttcttcgttattggtacattgactttcgccaagcacccccatgtgcgcaaataagaaagtgatggttttctaccaatccatatctcatatggtgttttgtccttatttctgttaggaactctgtttaacacatgatttgaggtcaacaatgcctccccccaccatgccttaggcagtcccgcggtgtccaacatggcattcaccaagtcagtcagtgtgcggttcttcctttcagcaatcccattagactcgggagaatagggaggcgtcctctcatgtatgatgccatgttcctcacagaataagtcaaactcgttcgagaaaaactctccaccacgatcagacctaagcctttttatctttctgtcaagttgattttcaacttctgccttataaattttaaaatagtctagagcctcgtctttcgttttcaacaagtacacatagcaaaatctagtagcatcatcaatcaatgtcatgaaatatcgttttccacccttcgtcaacaccccattcatttcacaaagatctgaatgtaggagttctagtggtgccaagtttctctcctcggcagccttgtgaggcttgcgaggttgcttcgattgcacacaactatggcacttagaacctttgacaatggaaaacttaggaattaaacacatgctggaaagccgagacatcaagccaaaattaatatgacataaacgtgaatgccaaacattagcctcatcatccacactgccacaaatatggttcacagacttattgcagaaatcagaaagggaaaagcggaacaggcctccgcactcataacctttaccaataaaatatccatgtttagacacgactactttattagactcaaaaaccaacttaaatccgtctctagtcagacgggagccactaacaagattcctgtcgatagaagggacatgctgcacgttcttcagctgcacgatctttcccgaagtaaactttagatctaccgtgccaacaccatgaacagaagcatgtgacccattccccattaggacggtggaaccccgtgcgacctgataagaagaaaacaatgagatgtcagcacaaacatgtacattggccccagtatcaacccaccaattagtagattgattaactgaaaaaacagtaggtaaattaccatacccgcttccatctccagtgttgccaatggtcacattagcagacttagaagtctgccctgcaggtgccttcatccccttgcgttgtggacacttcctagccagatgaccaacttggccacacacaaagcaagtcctctcatcctgattaggattgttgttgttcttcttctgcttcttgaagttggtggtctgctgagctttgtatttccccttgctcttgttctgggccttgtgcacaacattggcactggactgcccaccatcgcccttagacgcggcatctttttcccgagctttctcctcaacatcaagagacgcaatcaacccctcaacggagtattcctgtctcttgtgtttgagtgcagtaccgaaactcctccaagatggaggtagttttgcaataatgcacccggccacaaatttgtcgggtaagacacacttaaggagttcgagttccttagccatggtttgtatctcatgagcctgttcgactacagaacggttgtcagccattttgtagtcatgaaactgctccatgatatacagatcattgctagcatcagtagcaccgaatttagtattcagtgcatcccataactccttagcgtcggtcatatgcatatacacctcgaccagacgatcgccaagaacgctaagaatgcatcccacaaagagagtagtggcttcctcgaattgcttctgctgttcagcagtaagaactccttcaggtttgccagtactcacccagaagcatttcatagctgtcagccacagagtgaccctgatctgccatctcttaaaatgcacaccggtgaatttatccggcctcagtgcatcggcaaaaccagccatagtaaaatcacagtgcctataataaggtttttggattgttgagattatgggcatataatgatttaatttattccataaataaatcatgacattacagatgaaaactagcatgaacgcatcattagatctacacatgtaaactacgtagaaaaacatgaacagatcaaatatgcgcaacatattgaacacgtaccgaggtgacgaaaagaccggctgcttggtcgaaacttttcgcaggtgtctacgaaggcacgaaacacgcgagcgaagaggaaggcgagccgtcgcgaacgaacagggagcagtcgcgcgaagcgcttcccaaaaaccttattgccgccttctcccggtgcaggacgtcaaaggcagaggttccggagacctgctctcccgatcgctggtgcacgccggcgagcgggatggagtagtctacgagcgacggcgcagtacagagtaggaggcaaaccctagattgattttcgcatatattgcgtgaagacggcgggtcggtttatatagagaagggtcgcttgatcagggcgcccgcacgatctctactgcgcgtaaccgaaccggataagtcgcgcgtaacttatccggactccacgccgtttgcacgcatcggatttttcggaacgtttccaaaacaaaaacgaatccgaatttgcagcaaaacaaaactgcaaaaggaggctgcatctgcgcaagggtgaggagccaatttttcggaccattcgacgcgtacgtcgtgcacgcgcgccccctgccctgccctgccaggcgaggcgagcgagcgcgcgtgtgtttcccctcttctctccaccacacatgcttcaagtggctaggagggcatcctcccttttaaggaggtccccctctcctagaataagcaaggtggtactaaactccacatgcatgccatcctatgaggtgggcttttgtgattttccaaagaattaatcttcgagtgggctaaggcccattcattaattccaacactaGCTAGTAGTTTGCGTCATTgattctcaaaattttcatacaAATATACCCCCTCCTCCTCACATCGATCTCTTCaaaatccttatattatgggatggatggagtagatAGATACTATGTAGTACCAGTGAGCAATGATAGTTGTGATGTAGACATGCATCTGCATGCCACAGCTAATTACACCCTCGTGTTGATGTAGTCACGTAGATGTCAGCGTTAAATGGATGTTTTGATGTTTTCTGAAGTTGTAGTATAGTACTCCGTAGTAGGTCTAACGTTGCATTCTTAATTAACACTGCATACATATCACTTAAGATATTCCTAGCTTAGCTACCGTCCACATACTTGAGGTTCCTAGCTAGATGACAATACTACGTGCAAGCCATTGCAGGAGCTGAATATCTTGTAGTACTTGCGCATAGTTGCATGGTCCAGAAAAACAGATATCCAGTACATCTCTCGTTTTCTCCCATTAATTGCAGAGTACTGGGTATCTGATCAGTTAATGAAATCCGCAAACTGCTGAACAACCATCTACCTGTAGATTTCAATTGAGGATTTGGACTAAGATAATATACAAATGGTTTTTAGGTACAAACTTCAGAGAAACTGCACTTGCACTGGTTTTCTATGAAATTCAACCACTCAGTTTTGTCACCGAACCATTTGAAATGGGTTATTTGGATTATTTTCATATAAGGATAAACTAAATACTTTTAGAAATAAACTTACTtaacaaaataacaaatactATGCTGAGTGAAGAAGTATAGTGCTGTAGAATAAGTAGTTTAGAAGCaatatcatagaaaaaaaagtttttcgAGAAAACATTTCTTTTTAGACGTGGAGTAAATAATCTAATATAGTAATTGAAAAGCACTCTCTTCGTTTTTTTAATGAATAACACTGTTCACTTTTAAACATATATTTTATCattcatctattaaaaaaattttatgtaaatgtataagatataaatcatgcttaaaatactttaagtgataaaacaactaacaacaaaataaattataattacgtaaatttttaaaaagatgaatggttaaacatgtgataaaaagttaacggtgtcatttattaaaaaacgaaCGAAGGTAGTAGATGCTTTTAATTTACTTCTGAACTCACTAATTGAGTTGATGGGTGCAGGGGCGCACACGATCGGCATCGCGCACTGCAACTCGTTCAGCAAGCGGCTGTACAACTTCACCGGGAAAGGCGGCCCCGGCGACGCGGACCCGTCGCTGGACGCGGAGTACGCGGCGAACCTGCGGCGGAGCAAGTGCGCGGCGCCGTCGGACAACACGACGATCGTGGAGATGGACCCGGGCAGCTTCCTCACCTTCGACCTGGGCTACTACCGCGGCCTCCTCAGGCGCCGCGGTCTCTTCCAGTCCGACGCCGCCCTCgtcaccgacgccgccgcggaggccaACATCGCCAGCGTGGTGTCCAGCCCGCCGGAGGTGTTCTTCCAGGTGTTCGCGAGGTCCATGGCGAAGCTGGGCATGGTCGGCGTCAAGACCGGCTCCGAGGGCGAGATCAGGAAGCACTGCGCCCTCGTCAACGACATCCACTACTAGTATTATCACTAGCTCATCGATCTTCAGCTCCTCGGTGCTTGATAAAATTTCAgtagaaatatatatacatgtaactTAATTCGATCGTCATCCTGtttattctctctctctatgtAATTTTGTTTCCAAATTGTAACTGTTTTATTTTGGAGCAACTGTAACTATTTCTGTATGTGCCCATGAATATATTTCAATTATAGAAAATAATTCACTTTTTAGTCATAGATATTTAATGTTTAGGATAATATTCAGATTAATTATcattaatattatattaaaataaattttaaaatgttttgatATATTTACGATTTTACTTTTCTACTAGACAAATTTACgtatattgattttttaaacTAGAATTTGAGATCCTACTACTAGTTAAAgtttaaaaaattaactaagTTTTATTATTCTAAAGTTAAATTgctcccctctttctctctctctcttaatatCTGACACCATTACATTTTCAACGTACTAATCATTCATCTTActtaaaataatataataaattgtcttattaaaattatataattattaattatctTGTTATGAATTGTACGTTTAAACATTGAAGATAATCTTAGCATAACTTATATATTCTTGTATTTATTTTAcataatttaaataataaaaagtaaaaCGTATATTTAAAATTCGACGCCATACAATACTGAAAATCAAAGGAGTATTTATGACCATATAATCGTATTTGCACGTGGTCCTCCTTGTCGGCGGCTCGGTGGCTGTCGCCGTCCACGCGCTGCCTTCTCGACAGGGCGGTACTCCACCCGGTAGGTAGGCACCCGTACGGAGCTCGGCTAATCCAGCTGACCATTCAATAATTTTAGATATTTAAATATAAACTTTTGTAGTGAGGCTGTGATCAgttgttttggcaaaaaaaaaaaatgtatacgacacatatttaaagtattaaacgtaaactataaacaaaacaaattacagattccgcctgtaaactgcgagacaaatatattaagcctaattaatatgttattactaaatgtttactgtagcaccacattattaaattatggtgtaattaggctcaaaagatttgtctcgcaatttgcatgcaaactgtgcaattggtttttttttgtccacatttaatgttacatgcatgtgtccaaacatttgatgtgacggaaaagttggaagtttgaaggaactaaacacagcctgattCTCTGAAACTAATAACAGCTTTCAAATGGTCTCCTAAATTCAACTTTAACCATTACTTCTTAAACCaactaaaaatataatattgtGCAATTATTTTGTAAGAAAAAATTGTGGCTTTCATGCATCCAATTTAAGCAATTTACTATATTATGGTAGCTAACGTTTAAAGTTTTTATCAGATAAACAAAACACCATATTTCACTTTGGGCCACATTTTATCACCTATATTTCGCTTTGGATCACATTTCaactaatgttttattttggaTCAAGTAATTTTACCTCCATGATGTTTGGACCATCCTGATAACTTTTTTATCCAACTATATCCAatttattatataaaaatagattaaaGGATGATCCAAAGCACATATCAATAGTAAAATGTGAagcaaagtgaaatttactcaaaacgAAAGTTCACTCTGTGAAGTGTCAAATTATCAAATCCCTCCTCCTATTCGTTGTGTTGTAAGACCAGTTTAAAACAATTGATGAAGTGGAGAATTACCAAATTCCCCCTAATCTCTGTCTCCCCCTCCCTCACGGCCTCACCTCTTCTCCCTCCAAATTCTCCATCCCCGgatccccctctcctcctcctcctccgccgctcgtCGGAGCCGGAGGCGCGGCGGCCTTCTCCCGCGCCCTTCGTCTCCTCACacccgcggcggccggcgagaaggCCCAGAGGCAAAGGCGTGAAGCGGCCTCCTCCCCCGGCGCGGCACCCTCGGACGCACGGCGGCCGGTGAGCAGGAGCAGGTTCGGAGGGGGCGACGCGGCCGGGCTCCTTCCACCGGCCAGCATCCTGGCTCGAGTCGAATTTTGAAGGTATTGATTACTCTCGtagcctccctccctccacctctcCGCGATTTCATGAGCCAGTGTAGATTGGGGTTGCAGATCCCCTGGAGTTTGACCTCCAAATCCACCGGGGTGGATTTCAGCTGATGATTTCTATGGATGGCGGATTAAGCAAGTCACTTTGTTCCCCATCTACTCGGGGTGGCCACATCATTTCAATCCTATACTGCTTTGCGACATGTCAATCTGTATCTTATTAGCTTTCCTGGGCTATCAGTAGTTGACAACCAGAACTTGATTGGAGAAGAAACATCTTGTGTGAAATACATATGACACTGGGAACATCATCATATGATAGTTATGTATTACTTACTTTTCAGAAACTTGGGGCACCAGTATTTACCGCAATTGATTGAATACTAGTACTCCCGACGGCAAATATAAGGAAAGGGTGGGAGTATATTATTAGCAGATCAACAGCGAAAATTATAAAATACGGCACAAGCATTATGCCATAACTTAAATTATTCATTGTCTTGTCAGTTATGAATGTATAGCTCATTATGTGTGGGATTAGGGAAGAAGAGGGTGACATGGGCAAATGGCTACATCTAACGCCTAAAAAAGAAGTAATGGTCCAGATTTGCGTAGGTGGATTTGGAACCAACTCTAGGGGATCTGCACCTGTAGATTGGAGATCCATCCGGACTTTGCTGGAGAAAATTTTAGAGTTGAGCACCCTTTAGGTCTGCACCTGTTTCTAGATGTTCAATTCATTGGAAATTGATGACCCAACTGATGGGCAAACACATTTGTGAATTGAAAAAAAGATTGCATGAGTACTGATTAGGAGCTATGTTAAAACTCAGCAATACAGTCTGAATTAAGGTTGTTTGTGTGATCATTCGGACACAAATGATGTGCATGATGCCATGACAACCTGTTCCTTCTGCAATCTAATTTCCTTCTAGGACTAGATAACTAAAGCCATAGTTTCCATGTGAAACTGTTATTTATTGTATAATGCTAAATGGTAAGATTTTCGTATTGATAGGAAGCATGAAGGTTGATGATGGTCCTGGCGTCAATGGCAGTAGGTGGGCCAAAATGATGAGCACAGATTCGTGGAGGTGGTGTTTAGGATTGATTTACATTGTTGCTGTTGCGAGTATATGGATTGCTGCAAGCTACATTGTTCAGTCTGTTGTGGATGAGGGTGTTTCTCCATTCTTGATTACCTACATATGCAATTCTCTATTTGTTATTTACATCCCAATAGTTGAGGCTGCACGATACTTTGAGGATTCTATCAACAACTTTTGGACAAAGTTGAAAGGCAAGGATGTTGCGGACCTGGAGCAGTCTGCTGATCTGGAGAGCATAAATCTTCTCCATGGAAGTGAACAAGAGGGCAATACAGCCTCACCAACAAGGTTGCCTGAAGACATATTGGCTTCAGAAGCAGTCTTCCCTGTCCAGGCCGAGCTGAATGTAGCAGATGGCAGCAAAGGGTTGGATGCAAAAGGGCGCTGGACACGTGCTCGTGTGGCTAGAGTCAGCATGGTAGTCTGCCCTTTCTGGTTTCTCGCTCAGCTTACATTCAACCTGTCTCTAAGATACACCACTGTTACAGTAAGTGTTACTAAGGCCTGCATTTCCATGCCATTATTTAACCTCGCTCCTGTCCATTGGTAACATGTCCTTGTTTCTTTGTACCTGCAGTCAAATACGATATTGAGCAGCACGTCTAGCCTCTTCACTTTCTTGGTTGCACTAGTATTTCTTGGAGAAACATTCACGTGGTTGAAACTAATCAGTGTACTTCTCTGCATGGGAGGAACGATAATTGTTAGCCTAGCTGATTCAGGTAGTACAGCGAATACCATTGCCACAAATCCTCTACTTGGAGATGTCCTTTCTATTGTTTCAGCTGGATTGTATGCTGTGTATATCACCTTGATACGGAAAAAGCTGCCTGATGAGAAAGAAGGTCAAGGCGAAGTGAGCATGGCTCAGTTTCTTGGATTCCTTGGACTGTTTAACAtgttatttttctttccttttgcaTTGTTCTTGAATTTCACCAAGCTGGAGCCATTCCACAGGCTGACATGGGAGCAAGTTGGTCTTATTGTTGGAAAAGGTAGGTTTGCAGTTTACGCATGACCATAATGTGAGCTATAATAATGcattgtgtttgtgtgtgtaaaCCTTTGCGTTGTTTTAAATATAACATTGTAGGAAGTCATAACGGAATAACTTCGTAAAAGATCATAAAAGCTCAAACTATCCATGGACTAGCACTAACATCAAGCTGTTGTGTTCTTTACAGGTTTGTTAGATAATGTTTTGAGTGACTACTTGTGGGCAAAAGCAATCCTTCTCACAACAACAACAGTAGCCACGGCTGGTCTCACGATCCAAGTTCCAATTGCTGCCATTGTGGATACACTAACAGGTCATGCTCCTCATCTATTGGACTACATCGGAGCTGCTGCTGTGTTGGTCGGTTTTGCTGGCATCAACATACCTGTAGGCACTCCACAGGGTTCTCAGCAAGAGCAGGAAACTCCTATCGTCAGTATGGTTGATGATCCAGTCCATTTACCAAGTGATAGAAATGCTACTAGCATGGTTGATGATCCAGTCTATTTACCAAGTGATAGAAATGCTACTGGTGCTGTTCAATAAGGACCGGCTTGGCTTTGGAGTTTGTCACAATGTATATTTTTTTCGAGGAAAATTTTCATAATGTATATTATCAAGTAATGTATAAGGATGCGAGATCAGTACAGTTACTGTAATTGTTCCCCCTTGCCATGAAAATCATAGAGAAGGGGATAGACAGGGATTGAAATTAGATTAACATGCTTTCCTTGCTCATAATTTTGAGCAACTAGCCAGTTGTGTTCGTTTTTGAGTTAAGCATGATTATGAAAACATTCAAGAGATTGAATAGAACATGTGTGTACTAAACATT
The Oryza sativa Japonica Group chromosome 6, ASM3414082v1 DNA segment above includes these coding regions:
- the LOC4341862 gene encoding uncharacterized vacuolar membrane protein YML018C — its product is MKVDDGPGVNGSRWAKMMSTDSWRWCLGLIYIVAVASIWIAASYIVQSVVDEGVSPFLITYICNSLFVIYIPIVEAARYFEDSINNFWTKLKGKDVADLEQSADLESINLLHGSEQEGNTASPTRLPEDILASEAVFPVQAELNVADGSKGLDAKGRWTRARVARVSMVVCPFWFLAQLTFNLSLRYTTVTSNTILSSTSSLFTFLVALVFLGETFTWLKLISVLLCMGGTIIVSLADSGSTANTIATNPLLGDVLSIVSAGLYAVYITLIRKKLPDEKEGQGEVSMAQFLGFLGLFNMLFFFPFALFLNFTKLEPFHRLTWEQVGLIVGKGLLDNVLSDYLWAKAILLTTTTVATAGLTIQVPIAAIVDTLTGHAPHLLDYIGAAAVLVGFAGINIPVGTPQGSQQEQETPIVSMVDDPVHLPSDRNATSMVDDPVYLPSDRNATGAVQ